One Spirochaetota bacterium genomic window carries:
- a CDS encoding MoxR family ATPase yields the protein MFDSVKSTIDGLATQKYIASEAIATTVYLALKMEKPILVEGPAGVGKTELGKCIASALNMDLIRLQCYEGLDESKALYEWEYAKQLLYTQILKDKLSAIMEHETTMAKAVERLSREDDVFFSNKFLLPRPILKAITSKNRSLLLLDEIDKSDSEFEAFLLEVLSDFQVSIPEIGTIRADSKPVVFLTSNNAREMSDALKRRCLHLYIDYPSRELEEEIVSLKVPECGDKLRTEVVRAVHMIRELQLKKEPSISETLDWARALVILGINDLTHDVAVDTLNCILKYEKDIEYARKNSKNIFLH from the coding sequence ATGTTTGACAGCGTAAAAAGCACCATAGATGGGCTGGCGACCCAGAAATATATCGCTTCCGAGGCCATCGCCACAACGGTATACCTGGCCCTGAAGATGGAAAAGCCCATACTAGTGGAAGGTCCGGCCGGCGTGGGCAAAACCGAACTGGGTAAATGCATTGCCTCGGCCCTGAATATGGACCTCATCCGGCTCCAGTGCTACGAGGGCCTGGACGAGTCCAAGGCCCTGTACGAATGGGAATACGCGAAGCAGCTCCTCTACACCCAGATACTGAAAGACAAGCTCTCGGCCATCATGGAGCATGAAACCACCATGGCGAAAGCCGTTGAGCGGCTCTCCCGGGAAGACGATGTCTTCTTTTCCAACAAGTTCCTGCTTCCCCGGCCCATTTTAAAAGCCATCACAAGCAAGAACAGAAGCCTCCTCCTTCTGGACGAGATAGACAAATCGGACTCAGAGTTCGAGGCCTTTCTCCTGGAAGTGCTCTCCGATTTCCAGGTAAGCATTCCGGAGATCGGCACCATACGGGCGGATTCCAAGCCCGTGGTATTCCTCACCTCCAACAATGCCAGGGAGATGTCCGATGCCCTGAAACGGCGGTGTCTGCACCTCTATATCGATTATCCCTCGCGGGAACTGGAAGAGGAGATCGTCTCCCTGAAGGTCCCCGAATGCGGAGACAAGCTCCGCACCGAGGTGGTCCGCGCCGTGCACATGATCAGGGAGCTGCAGCTTAAGAAAGAGCCGAGCATCAGCGAAACCCTGGATTGGGCGCGGGCCCTGGTGATCCTCGGCATCAACGACCTCACCCACGACGTCGCGGTTGATACGCTCAACTGCATCCTGAAATACGAAAAAGACATAGAATACGCCAGGAAAAACTCCAAGAATATTTTTCTCCATTGA
- a CDS encoding STAS domain-containing protein, with translation MEIEFRDIGEHKVIQVSGEVDLYNVSELKKALFSITDGKHHSVIVDMKNVNYMDSSGIGALVAGQKKMRAHTGKFALMNIHEDVLNILKLATLDKFFKIYDSEDEIL, from the coding sequence ATGGAGATTGAATTCAGAGACATCGGTGAACATAAAGTCATCCAGGTCAGCGGTGAAGTGGATCTTTATAATGTCAGCGAGCTTAAAAAAGCGCTGTTCAGCATCACCGACGGAAAACATCATAGCGTCATCGTTGACATGAAGAACGTGAACTACATGGATTCTTCGGGCATCGGCGCGCTGGTAGCGGGACAAAAGAAAATGAGGGCCCATACCGGTAAGTTCGCCCTGATGAACATACATGAAGACGTGCTGAACATCCTCAAGCTCGCCACGCTGGACAAATTTTTCAAGATTTACGATTCAGAGGACGAGATCCTGTAG
- a CDS encoding VWA domain-containing protein, whose product MTGRLSTETSRGESAVQIKLYEFMDVLKDASINISTDEVLSLFNALPHISLMDKPVFRQTLKTTLVKDYTDIPVFDRCFDEFFAGGDDAQVDVVNAFREMNARDTVQERAAMTPEEMTGIEEALADFIDALPDELLFERSPEEILNLLLDELAQSESAGGMGQMLFNVRNRNRAATGRGSGGPEESGDMADIRNALAAMIGKRMSSKKIGTRIRDREDYLLTKKIYKITPEEIKEMRELIKRFGQKLKNRISLRKKRIKHGGFDIKRTLRTSLQYGGVPFKIFHKDRRIDRPQLVVMCDISGSVNQYSRFMLLLTYTLQSLFSKVRSFAFISNMVEITPLFMEMDPERALNSIFEDTNFTYGWGSNYGRCFNQFMRDYSDSLTRKTTVLVLGDGRNNHQDPGLDSFIRIRERSRNLFWLNPDRMHLWNWADSIAYIYRENCNEMKEVNNFLDLSEFIDKLFLDL is encoded by the coding sequence TTGACGGGGAGGCTCTCTACGGAAACGTCACGGGGCGAATCAGCCGTCCAGATCAAGCTCTATGAATTCATGGACGTTCTCAAGGACGCCAGCATCAACATCTCCACCGATGAAGTGCTTTCGCTCTTCAATGCCCTTCCCCACATTTCCCTGATGGACAAGCCGGTCTTCAGACAGACCCTGAAGACCACCCTCGTGAAGGATTACACGGACATTCCCGTCTTCGACCGCTGCTTCGACGAGTTCTTCGCCGGGGGAGACGACGCCCAGGTGGACGTGGTAAACGCCTTCCGGGAGATGAACGCCCGGGACACGGTGCAGGAGCGCGCCGCCATGACGCCGGAAGAGATGACGGGTATCGAAGAGGCCCTTGCGGACTTCATTGACGCCCTGCCGGACGAGCTACTCTTTGAACGGTCGCCCGAAGAGATACTGAACCTCCTGCTGGACGAGCTGGCCCAATCGGAATCGGCCGGCGGCATGGGGCAGATGCTTTTCAACGTCCGGAACCGCAACCGCGCCGCCACGGGACGCGGCTCCGGCGGCCCGGAAGAATCCGGGGACATGGCCGATATAAGGAACGCCCTGGCAGCCATGATCGGCAAGCGGATGAGCTCAAAAAAAATCGGGACCCGGATCCGGGACCGCGAGGACTACCTCCTCACCAAGAAAATATACAAGATCACGCCGGAAGAGATCAAGGAAATGCGGGAGCTCATCAAGCGCTTTGGCCAGAAGCTCAAGAACCGCATCAGCCTCCGCAAGAAGCGGATCAAGCACGGCGGGTTCGACATCAAGCGGACCCTCCGCACCAGCCTGCAGTACGGCGGCGTTCCCTTCAAGATCTTCCACAAGGACCGGAGGATAGACCGGCCCCAGCTGGTGGTCATGTGCGATATTTCCGGATCGGTCAACCAGTACTCACGCTTCATGCTCCTCCTGACCTACACGCTTCAGAGCCTTTTCTCCAAGGTCCGGTCCTTTGCCTTTATCAGCAACATGGTCGAGATCACGCCTCTTTTCATGGAGATGGACCCCGAGCGGGCCCTCAATTCCATTTTCGAGGATACGAATTTCACATACGGATGGGGCAGCAATTACGGCCGCTGCTTCAACCAGTTCATGCGCGATTACAGCGACTCACTGACCAGGAAAACCACGGTCCTGGTACTGGGCGACGGCAGGAATAATCACCAGGACCCTGGCCTCGATTCCTTTATTAGAATTCGGGAGCGCTCCCGGAACCTTTTCTGGCTCAACCCCGACAGGATGCACCTGTGGAATTGGGCGGACAGCATTGCCTATATTTACCGTGAAAACTGCAACGAAATGAAGGAAGTTAACAATTTTCTTGACCTTTCCGAATTTATTGATAAATTATTTCTTGATTTATAA